Proteins found in one Acidobacteriota bacterium genomic segment:
- a CDS encoding ABC transporter ATP-binding protein → MSPEERTYRPSAGKPAQFVRTNRVSSNIWRLWLEMRPYSGHLAVLFLVSLLGAPLALLVPLPLKIAVDNVIGSRPLPHFLTALLPSSVKGSAHSLLFLAIVLLVTVALANQLREFGASFLTAYTGEKILRQFRAKLFRHVQRLSLSYHDTQGTADSLYRIQYDATALQNIVVIGIVPFFSSAITLIAMIYVTARISWKFALVGLAISPLVLVASSFYRRRMRRQSRKVRNIESSALSVVQEVLGSVRVVRAFGQEQREHDRFMHRSNEGMRERLYQEKLQGSYGIVLAFLTAMGMATVLYIGVHDIKAGELTLGSLLLVMGYLSQVYGPLRTIGKKMASMQTYFVGAERAFALLDEAPDVLERPFARPLVRTSGAMTFRHVSFAYDDRLVLEDISFEAYPGSCIGIIGTTGAGKTTLVNLLTRFYDPSQGEILLDGVDLRDYKVSDLRNQFAIVLQEPVLFSTSIAENIAYARSNASQAEIMAAAQAANAHDFILGLPRSYETVVGERGMRLSGGERQRISIARAFLKDAPILILDEPTSSVDMKTEAAILDALERLARGRTTFVITHRPSALQQCDVVVRIEKGRLVGVEPGTRAVLQV, encoded by the coding sequence ATGAGTCCAGAGGAGCGCACATATCGACCATCCGCCGGAAAACCGGCGCAGTTCGTCAGAACCAATCGCGTGTCTTCCAATATTTGGCGCCTGTGGCTTGAGATGCGGCCCTACTCCGGTCATTTGGCGGTTCTGTTTTTAGTGAGTTTGCTCGGAGCTCCACTGGCGCTGCTGGTCCCCCTGCCCCTGAAGATTGCAGTCGACAATGTGATTGGCTCGCGTCCCCTGCCGCATTTCCTCACGGCGCTGCTGCCCTCGTCCGTAAAAGGTTCGGCGCACTCTTTGCTGTTTTTGGCCATCGTCCTCTTGGTGACGGTTGCCTTAGCGAACCAGCTTCGGGAGTTCGGCGCCTCGTTTCTTACAGCTTATACAGGAGAAAAAATTCTTCGGCAGTTTCGCGCCAAGCTCTTCCGTCACGTGCAGCGACTGTCGTTGTCATATCACGATACTCAGGGTACTGCCGATTCCCTTTACCGGATTCAGTACGACGCCACGGCCTTACAAAATATCGTCGTCATCGGAATTGTGCCGTTTTTCTCGTCAGCTATCACGCTGATTGCCATGATTTACGTCACAGCGCGCATCAGTTGGAAATTTGCGCTAGTTGGGTTGGCAATTTCACCACTAGTGTTAGTGGCTTCGAGCTTCTACCGGCGAAGAATGCGGAGACAATCGCGAAAAGTCAGGAACATCGAGAGTTCTGCCTTATCTGTGGTGCAAGAAGTGTTGGGTTCGGTTCGAGTGGTGAGGGCATTTGGACAAGAGCAGCGTGAGCATGACCGCTTTATGCATAGATCGAACGAAGGAATGCGAGAGCGCCTTTACCAGGAAAAACTGCAGGGCAGTTATGGGATTGTGCTTGCATTCCTAACAGCAATGGGCATGGCCACTGTGCTGTACATCGGCGTGCACGATATCAAAGCGGGAGAATTGACGCTGGGCAGTCTGCTATTAGTGATGGGCTATTTGAGTCAGGTCTACGGCCCTTTGCGGACAATCGGCAAGAAAATGGCCAGCATGCAGACCTACTTTGTTGGCGCCGAGCGCGCATTCGCGCTTCTGGACGAAGCGCCCGATGTGCTCGAGCGCCCCTTCGCACGGCCACTAGTACGAACTTCAGGTGCGATGACATTTCGTCACGTATCGTTCGCTTATGACGATCGACTGGTGCTTGAAGACATATCGTTTGAGGCATACCCCGGCAGCTGCATCGGGATTATCGGAACCACCGGCGCAGGAAAAACCACACTAGTGAATTTGCTGACTCGCTTCTACGATCCCAGCCAGGGAGAAATCCTGCTCGATGGTGTGGACCTTCGCGATTATAAGGTTTCCGATTTGCGCAATCAGTTCGCAATTGTTCTTCAGGAGCCGGTGCTATTTTCAACCAGCATCGCCGAGAATATTGCGTATGCCCGTTCCAACGCTAGCCAAGCGGAGATCATGGCTGCGGCCCAGGCTGCCAATGCGCACGATTTCATTCTCGGCCTGCCACGCAGTTATGAAACAGTTGTTGGCGAACGCGGCATGCGCCTTTCCGGCGGCGAACGCCAGCGCATTTCGATTGCGCGGGCGTTCCTGAAGGACGCGCCCATTCTGATTCTGGATGAGCCAACCAGTTCCGTTGACATGAAAACCGAAGCTGCCATTTTGGACGCGTTGGAACGGCTCGCTCGCGGACGGACAACGTTTGTCATCACTCACCGGCCCAGTGCATTGCAGCAGTGCGACGTGGTTGTAAGGATCGAAAAGGGCAGGCTTGTTGGGGTTGAGCCAGGTACGCGGGCCGTGTTGCAGGTGTGA